The following is a genomic window from Rhodospirillales bacterium.
GCCGACACAACAACACGGGCGCGGCCGGCGCCGCGCAGAGCCAGCGCGTTGGCCTCGGTCCCGCCCGAGGTGAACGTCACGTTTTCGGCGCGCGCACCGACCAGGGCGGCAACCTGTTCGCGCGCGTCCTCGATCGTGCGCCGCGCGGCGCGGCCGAAGCGGTGGACCGACGACGGGTTGCCGACGCGCGCAAGCGTAGCGATCACCGCCCGCTCGGCCTCGGGCCGGAGCGGGGTGGTCGCGTTGTGATCGAGATAAACGGCGCTCTGCATCATGATCGTCGGTCCGCTCGGACGGGAAGGCGTATTGCTGTTATTCCGCAGCCGCGATCCGGCCGCCAGCGTCCGGCGGTGCGCCGTCGCCGGACCGGAACACGCGCCCGCTGGAGCCAAGCACGCGCTTGTCGACCACGTCGGCGAGCGAAACCGAGCTGAGGTAGAGATAAATCTGGTTACCCAGTTCCTCCCACAGATCGTGGGTCAGACAGCGAGTTTTGTTGGAATGACAGCCGGCCGGTTGCCCGGGGGTGCAGCGGGTGGCCTGGATCGGCTCGTCCACGGCGAGAATGATGTCGGAAACGCGGGTTTCCGATTCGGGCCGCGCGAGCAGATAACCGCCGCCCGGACCGCGCACGCTCTTGACCACGCCGCCGCGGCGCAGCTTGCTGAACAACTGTTCCAGGTACGACAGCGAAATCTCCTGGCGGCTGGCGACATCGGCCAGCGCAACCGGCTTGCCCCGGCTGTTGGAGGCCAAATCGACCATCGCCATGACCGCGTAACGGCCCTTGGTGCTGAGTTTCATAGCCTTGTCTCCTTTCAACTGGCTCGATCGCGGGCGCGTTCGGCCCGCAACTGCGACTCCAGATCGCCGACTCGTTCCTTGAGGTCGGCGACTTGGGACCGCAAATTCTCGATCGTCATCAAAACCGGATCCGGGCACCCCTCGGGCGTGCCGTAGGCGACGAAGGCGCGCGCCGCGGCCTTGTCCTTGGGCATCACCACCTGCGCCGGAATGCCGATCGCGGTCACCCCCGGCGGCACTTCCTTGGTCACGACGGAATTCGCGCCGACGCGCGCCCCTTCGCCAATCACGATCGGGCCGAGCACTTGCGCGCCCGAGCCGATGATGACCCGGTCGCGGAGGGTCGGGTGACGCTTTTGGCCAACCTGGGACGCCGAATCGACCGCGGGCGAAGTGCCGCCCAAGGTCACGCCCTGATAGAGCGTGACATCGTCGCCGATTTCGGCGGTTTCGCCGATGACCACGCCCATGCCGTGGTCGATCACCAGCCGGCGGCCGACGGTGGCGCCGGGATGGATTTCGATGCCGGTGATGAACCGGCCGAGCTGGGACAGAAACCGGGCGAGCAGGCGCCACCCGCGGCGCCAAAGGGCATGGGTCAAGCGATGGATCGCCACCGCGTGGAATCCGGAATAGAGCAGCGCCACCTCAAACCTTGATCGGGCGGCTGGGTCTCTGGCGAGAAAGGCGTCCAAATCGTCCTGGATAGACGTGAACATGATCCGGCCTGCGTTTTTTAGTGACGGTTCAGCGGTTTATCGTCTATAACCACACTCCGCAGTGTGGGTATCCACAATTTCCCGATGGTTATGGATATAAAATAGCCTATAGGCGAAGTCAAGATTAGAAGAATAAAATATTATTCATATGGGTATTTTTTCTATAATCTATTGAAAATTAAATAATATATGAGCCATATCGACGTTGTGGAAACATCCTAATAGCATACTCAAGAGCTAGGTTTATACCTGATGCCTGAAGTCATCTTCAACGGCCCAGACGGCAGAATCGAAGGCCGTTACCAGCACGCCAAGACCCCGAACGCCCCCATTGCCCTCGTGCTCCACCCGCATCCGCAGTACGGGGGGACCATGAACAACAAAGTCGTCTACGCGCTCTATCAAACCTTCGTCGCCAAGGGCTTCTCGGCGCTGCGCTTCAATTTCCGCGGCGTCGGGCGCAGCCAAGGGCAGTTCGACAACGGCCAGGGCGAACTCAGCGACGCCGCCTCTTCCCTCGACTGGCTCCAGGCCCAGAACCCGAACACGCCGGCGTGCTGGATCGCGGGCTTTTCCTTCGGCGCCTGGATCGCCATGCAGCTGATGATGCGCCGGCCCGAGATCGGCGGCTTCATCTCGATCGCGCCGCCGGCAAGCATCTATGACTTTTCCTTTCTCGCGCCGTGCCCGGCGTCGGGCTTGATCGTGCACGGGGACAAGGACGAACTGGTGCCGCTCGCCGCCGTCAACAAGCTCGCGCAAAAACTGTCGGCGCAGAAAAACATCAAGATCGACTATCGGGTGATCGAAGGCGCCGACCACTTCTTCGCCAGCCACGGCGACAACCTGAATCAAATCGTCGAGACGTATTTGGCGCGGGCCTTGGCCAAGGCCGCCTAGGCGCCCTTCGTCCCCGACGGATACAGCGTCCCGCCCGTGCAGGGCGCGCGCACGCCGGTGGTGCTCGGCAGGCTGAGCGGCAACTCCCGCAGCGAGCGGACGGCGAGAAAGGCGAACGCTTCCGCCTCCAGGAAATCGCCGCGCCAGCCGACATCCTCGACCGCCGCCACGTCGGTGCCGAGCGCCTCGCCGAGCAACGCCATCAAATAACAATTATGTCGCCCTCCGCCGGTAACCAGCCAGCGTCCGGGGGGGGCGGGAAAATGATCGCGCGCGCAAGCGACGGAGAGAGCGGTGAAGTGCGCCAGCGTCGCCGCGCCGTCGGCGGGCGCGAGCGAGCGAACATCGGCGAGGGCGCGGGCGAAATGATCGCGGTCGAGGGATTTGGGCGGAAGTTTGCGGAAATATTCGTTGGCGAGCCAAGCATCGAGCCGCGCCCGGTCGGGGCATCCCGCGCGCGCCAATCGGCCCTCTTCGTCCATCGGCCGGCCGGTCGTCCGGCGCACCCAATCGTCGAGCAACGCGTTGCCGGGGCCGGTGTCGAAAGCGATCGGATCGCCGTTCCCGATCCACGTCACATTGGCCACGCCGCCGAGGTTAAGCACGGCGAGCGGTTTGGGAAGGTCGGCGGCGCAGGCGGCATGATAAAGGGGCGCCAGTGGCGCTCCTTCGCCGCCTTCGGCCATGTCGCGGCTGCGGAAATCGGCGACGACGGAAATCCCGGTCAGGCGGGCGAGACGGTCGCCGTCGCCGATCTGGCGGGTCAGGTGATGCACGGGGTCGTGGCGGACGGTGTGGCCGTGGAAGCCGGCCACGTCCACGTCCGCGGGCGAAAGGCGCGCGTCGGCGAGCAGCCTTCGGACGGTATCCGCGTGGCGGTCGGTCAGCGCGCGGACGAGGTCGGCGTCGTTTCCGTCCGTGCCCAGGACGGCGCGCAGGCGTTCGCGGAACGGTCCGTCGTAAGGGTCGGTGCGGGCCGGCCCCAGGGCCAACACCCGTTCGCCGTCGGTTTCGATCAACGCGGCGTCAATGCCGTCCATCGACGTGCCGCTCATCAGCCCGAGCGCGCGAAAACGCTTGCCGGTCATGAAGAATTCGAATCCTGGCGGCTGTCAGCTTGGCGCGATTGTGCTAAGTATCGGCCCGTCCCGCAAGCCGTTCCCGACCCATGACCGCGCACCGATCCGAATTTTTGGCGACCATCGCCGCCCGAGGCTACCTGCACCAGTGTACCGACCTGGGCGCGCTCGATGCGCTCGCGGCGGCGAAGCGGATCGTCGCCTACATCGGCTTCGACTGCACCGCACCCAGCCTGCACGCGGGCAGCCTGGTTTCGATCATGTTGCTGCGCCGGCTGCAACGCGCCGGCCACAAGCCGATTGTGCTGATGGGCGGCGGCACCACCAAGATCGGCGATCCCTCGGGCAAGGACGAAGCGCGGAAGCTTCTGACCGACGCCGAGATCGCCGCCAACATGGCCGGCATCAAGGAAGTCTTCGCCCGATTCCTGAAATTCGGCGACGGGCCCACCGACGCGCTCATGGTCGACAACGCCGGATGGCTTGACGCCCTCGGCTACATTCCGTTTCTGCGTGATTACGGCCGCCATTTCTCGGTCAACCGGATGCTGACCCAGGACAGCGTCAAGCTGCGCCTCGAGCGCGAACAGCCGCTCACCTTTCTCGAGTTCAATTACATGGTCCTGCAAGCCTACGACTTCGTCGAGCTGGCGCGGCGTTACGACTGCGTGCTGCAGATGGGCGGTTCGGACCAATGGGGCAATATCGTCGGCGGTACCGACCTCGGCCGGCGCGTGCTTGGGCGCGAGTTGTTCGGCCTGACCACGCCGCTGCTGACCACCGCCTCCGGCGCGAAAATGGGCAAGACCGCCGACGGCGCGGTCTGGCTGAGCGACAGGATGCTCGCGCCCTACGATTATTGGCAATACTGGCGCAACACCGAGGACGCGGACGTCGGGCGTTTTCTCAGGCTGTTCACGGAACTGCCCGAACCGGAAATCGCGCGCTTGGAAAAACTCGGCGGTGCCGAGATCAACGAAGCGAAAAAAATTTTGGCGAGCGCCGCGACCGAGTTGCTGCATGGCAAGGACGCGGCGGACAGGGCGGCCGAAACCGCGCGCCGCACCTTCGAGGAAGGCGCGGCCGGCGAGTCGCTGCCGACGATCGCCCTGTCCCGCGACCAGTTCGCCAAGGGCATTCCCGCGTTCGAGCTGTTCCACAAGGCGGGGCTGGCGGCGAGCGGCGGCGAGGCGCGGCGGCTCATCCGCGGCGGCGGCGCCCGCCTCAACGACAAAACCGTCGATCGGGAAACCCATGCCGTCACGCTCGCCGATCTCGACTCCGAAGGCATCCTCAAGCTTTCGGCCGGCAAGAAGCGCCACGCCCTGGTCAAGGCGGAGTAGGGAAAGCGCGCGGTTGCGTTTCGGCGCGCAGCGGCGTATGATTACTTTCGATTACAAAAAATTACATTGGGATCTCTCGGAAGGAATCCATGTCGGGACGAAATTTTTCGGTCCGCGTCCCCCACGAGACGCTCGAAGAAATCGACGCCGTCGCTAGGGTGCAAGCCCGCTCGCGGAATTTTGTCGTCGCCGAGGCCATCGACCGCTATCTGGCCGAGGAGCGCCGCTGGATCGCCCAGGTCAAAAAAGGCCTTGCGGAGGCTGACGCGGGCCGTTTCGTTTCGGACGGAGACATGACCGCTCTGTTCAGGAAATTTGAGCGGAAATCCCGTCGGACGGCGATCAAGCGCCGGAAATGAAGGTCCGCTGGACCACGCGGGCATTTCGCGATCTTTCGGATATCCATGCGTATATTTTCGAACGCGATCCGCTCGCCGCGCTTAAGGTCGCGCGGACAATTCGCGCCCAGGTCGAAACTTTGAGCGACCATCCCCTAATGGGACATCCGGGTCGGGTGAAGGGAACTCGAGAGTTAAATCTTGCTGGGCAGCCTTACCTGATCGCGTATCGGATCCGACGAGAGGCGGTGGAAATTCTCGCCATACGCCATACGGCGCGGCGGTGGCCGGATATCTCGCGCTGAAATCGGGAAGCGCTTTTTCGACGTCACTTATCGCGCGGCGTCTTGGAAGGAACCTAGCGGCTCTCTTCGCGCGGCGGCGCCTCGCGTCCGGCGGTGCCAAAAACGCCGAACAGATTGCGCAGGAATCCCGGAGCCAGCGTCGCGACCGGATTGATGGCGATGTTCGGTTCCTCGCGCGGACCGGTCATGCGGAAAGTCGCGGCGAACACGCCGCCGCCCTTTTCGCCGCCGGTGAACAGCGTGCCCACCACCGGAAGATTGCCGAGCAGGCTGTTGACCGCGTATGCCGGCACGATGGTTCCGTTCATGTCGAAGATGTCGGTGTCGGTGTAGATCTTGCCCGCCGCGGTGAAGCCGAGCGAAGCGCCGAACGCGCGTGCCTCGCGCAGTTCCATCACGCCTTCGGTCTGAACGAACGGCAGGTCGAGCGCGGCGAAGTTAAGGCCCTCGCCCTTGAGTTCGTCGAGAATTCCGGTCAGCGCGGCGACGCTCAGCAATCGCGCCAGCAGCGGCGCGTTGACGATGCGATAGTCCCGGGCGACGACGCGGCCGACCAGAGGTTCGCCGGGATCCCGGTCCAGGTATTCGCCGGCAATGTCGAGCGTGCCGCCCACCATGTTGTCGTAGAAGTCGAGCGCCTTGAGCATGGCGCCCGCGTCGCCGGCTTTGAGGGCGAGGGTGCGCTTGCCGCCGTCGGCGGCCGGCCGGACGGCGAGGGTAAACGGCGCGTTCTTGGCGCCGACGCGGCCTTCGGCCTCGGCCAAGCTCCAGCGCACGCCGTCGTGGCGGAACGCCCCCTTGACGCGTTCCAGGGAGCGATCGTCGCCCATCCATACCCGATCGAGCGCGAAGGCGATGCCGAGCTTGAGCGCGGCGACGGTTTCGTTCTCCGGCGTCGCCGCGCGGCCTCGCAGCACCTCCGACCAGAGCGGGCCGAAATCGAAACTGGCGCCCTTGACGTCCATGTCCCATCCGCCGTCGGTGCGTTGGCGAACGACGAGGCTGGCATCGGTACGCCCGTAACGGACCGGGTCGACTTCGATCCGGTCGAGGCCGGTGCCGTCGGCCGCGTACACCGCCCGGCCCTTGATCGCGAGATCGTCGGCGGCAACGGCGAAAGAAGGAATCGCGGCGACCGTGTCGCGCTTGACCCTCAGCGAGGCTTCCGCCGTGCCCGGTTGCCCGCGCTCCTTGCGCCAGCCGAGCGGCCTGACCTCGACGGCGAGGTCCTTCAGATCCGCGCGCGCTTCGATGCTGCGGGCGCCGTCCGGTCCCTCGACCACCCGGATGTCGGCGCCGGCCGTCCCCTCGACGGCGCCGTCCCCGAGCGGGCCGAACGCGAAGCCGAGATCGGCGAACGAGCGAATCTCGCCGCTCCGGCCCGTCAGGCGATAGCGGCTCACCACCGTCGCCTTGGGATCGAAATTTCGCCGCCAATCGATGTCGGCGGTCATGCCGCCGACCCGCGCCTTGCCCTTGATATCCATGCCCTTGCGATCGAGGGTCAGTTCGAGTTTGCCCTGGCGCAGGTCCTGGCCGAGCAGCGCGCCGCGCAACCCGATATCGACGAGTTTGGCGTCGGCTTTGATGTCCACTTGCTCCGCCGTCAGTGTGTGTTCGAGGATGAAGCGTAGCTTGAGATTGGTTTCGACTTTTCCTTCGGCGCCTTGCGGACTGATACCGAGAGCCGAGGCGAAGCGCAGCGGTTCGTGCTCGATCAGGGCGAGCCCTTGGCGAAAACCGCCGGCAATGGCGAGTTCGATGTCGGCGTACTGGTCGTACTGGTCGAGGCCGGTGAAGGCGATGGAGCCGCCCGTGACCGCAAGATCGGCCGCTTCGCCTTTTTCGATCGCGATATCGAAACGGGTCTTGTTGAACGTGGCGCGCCCGGACACCTTGTGCGCCTTGGGCATCGGCGCGAGGTAATCGACGGTCATGTCGCGGAGGTCCATGTTGCCGTCGATCGCGGCGATAACCGGGCGGCGGTCGGGGCCGATGCGCACCTCCAGGCTGGCCTCGGCCCGGGGCATAAAGCCGCCGGAAAGATTGGGAACGACCCAGTTTCGGGCGTCGCCGCCCCAGCCGCTCGGCCAGTAGAGGTCGAGTTTATCGGCCGGAACGTTTTCGAGGCGGCCTTTGGCCCGAACCACGATGTCGGCGCCGGCAACTTCGCCCGAACCCGCGAGCGAAAACCGGGGTCCGCCGAGATCGAAGCGGGCCTCGATCAATTCGGCGCGGCCTTCGCGGCGCGCATAAGCGCCGCGACCCTCCGCCGAACGCAGCGGCATCGCGTGCCCTCCCGGCACGATCAGGGAACCTTCGGCGTCGAGGTCGAGGCGGAACCGCTCGACCTCGAGTCGGTCGGCGATGCCGTCGTAGTGGCCCTTGATGGCGAGGGAACGAAGCGCGAGGCTCTGCGCGGCAGGGTTCGGCAACGCGAGCCGGCCCTCGCCGCCGGTCAGGTTGAAACCGAACGACCGCACCGTTCCGTTCCGCTCCAGCGCGACCGACGCCGTACCGGCCAGCGGCAGATCGAGGGCGGAAAACGGCGCCAACGCCTCGACGAATTCGGCGAACGCCGCGGGGCGCGCCCGCACAAACGTCAGTGTCGCTTGCGAACGCCCGTCGGCGGCGCGATAGGCGCCCTGTACCGTCACCTGGCCGCGCCCGCCGCCGGTTTCGAAGTTGAGAGTCGCCTCGCCGCTCAGGCCCTCGGCGTCGCGGGCGATGAGGACCTGCGTCGCCGGCAGGCGCCACGACCGGTTGCGCGCCATGTCGGCGATCGTCAGATCCGCGCCCAGGATGTTGAGACGGGCGAGGTAACTCATCGGATGGTTGCGTTCGGTCGGCGCCAGCAGTTGATCGAGCAGACGCTGGAGTAAATTCTGCCCCTCGGACGGGATGTCGCCGAGCGCAATCACGAAGCCGCCGTCCGCCTGGCGGGCCAGAAACAGGCGCGGCCCGAACAGTTCGATGCTGCGGGGCGCGATCATGCCGTGCAACAGCGCCTGCGCGCTGAGCGAGAACGACACCTCCGGCACGTTGGCGATCACCCCGCCGGATTTCTCGAAGATGCGAACCGATTGAATGCGCATGTCGAGGGTACGGTCCCAACCGCCCCACGCGAGAACCGTGTCGCCGAGGCGGAACCGCAATTCGGGGTGAAAGCCATTGAGCGCGTTTTCGGCGTAGGGCGTGAGCGGCGTGAGCGAGATCGGCCCCGACGACAGGCGCCACGCCAGCGCCAGCATTAATAGCGCGAGGCCCGCGCCGAGGGCCCCG
Proteins encoded in this region:
- a CDS encoding Rrf2 family transcriptional regulator, with translation MKLSTKGRYAVMAMVDLASNSRGKPVALADVASRQEISLSYLEQLFSKLRRGGVVKSVRGPGGGYLLARPESETRVSDIILAVDEPIQATRCTPGQPAGCHSNKTRCLTHDLWEELGNQIYLYLSSVSLADVVDKRVLGSSGRVFRSGDGAPPDAGGRIAAAE
- a CDS encoding ribbon-helix-helix protein, CopG family — encoded protein: MSGRNFSVRVPHETLEEIDAVARVQARSRNFVVAEAIDRYLAEERRWIAQVKKGLAEADAGRFVSDGDMTALFRKFERKSRRTAIKRRK
- a CDS encoding type II toxin-antitoxin system RelE/ParE family toxin, which produces MKVRWTTRAFRDLSDIHAYIFERDPLAALKVARTIRAQVETLSDHPLMGHPGRVKGTRELNLAGQPYLIAYRIRREAVEILAIRHTARRWPDISR
- a CDS encoding alpha/beta hydrolase; protein product: MPEVIFNGPDGRIEGRYQHAKTPNAPIALVLHPHPQYGGTMNNKVVYALYQTFVAKGFSALRFNFRGVGRSQGQFDNGQGELSDAASSLDWLQAQNPNTPACWIAGFSFGAWIAMQLMMRRPEIGGFISIAPPASIYDFSFLAPCPASGLIVHGDKDELVPLAAVNKLAQKLSAQKNIKIDYRVIEGADHFFASHGDNLNQIVETYLARALAKAA
- a CDS encoding anhydro-N-acetylmuramic acid kinase, with the translated sequence MTGKRFRALGLMSGTSMDGIDAALIETDGERVLALGPARTDPYDGPFRERLRAVLGTDGNDADLVRALTDRHADTVRRLLADARLSPADVDVAGFHGHTVRHDPVHHLTRQIGDGDRLARLTGISVVADFRSRDMAEGGEGAPLAPLYHAACAADLPKPLAVLNLGGVANVTWIGNGDPIAFDTGPGNALLDDWVRRTTGRPMDEEGRLARAGCPDRARLDAWLANEYFRKLPPKSLDRDHFARALADVRSLAPADGAATLAHFTALSVACARDHFPAPPGRWLVTGGGRHNCYLMALLGEALGTDVAAVEDVGWRGDFLEAEAFAFLAVRSLRELPLSLPSTTGVRAPCTGGTLYPSGTKGA
- a CDS encoding tyrosine--tRNA ligase, giving the protein MTAHRSEFLATIAARGYLHQCTDLGALDALAAAKRIVAYIGFDCTAPSLHAGSLVSIMLLRRLQRAGHKPIVLMGGGTTKIGDPSGKDEARKLLTDAEIAANMAGIKEVFARFLKFGDGPTDALMVDNAGWLDALGYIPFLRDYGRHFSVNRMLTQDSVKLRLEREQPLTFLEFNYMVLQAYDFVELARRYDCVLQMGGSDQWGNIVGGTDLGRRVLGRELFGLTTPLLTTASGAKMGKTADGAVWLSDRMLAPYDYWQYWRNTEDADVGRFLRLFTELPEPEIARLEKLGGAEINEAKKILASAATELLHGKDAADRAAETARRTFEEGAAGESLPTIALSRDQFAKGIPAFELFHKAGLAASGGEARRLIRGGGARLNDKTVDRETHAVTLADLDSEGILKLSAGKKRHALVKAE
- the cysE gene encoding serine O-acetyltransferase translates to MFTSIQDDLDAFLARDPAARSRFEVALLYSGFHAVAIHRLTHALWRRGWRLLARFLSQLGRFITGIEIHPGATVGRRLVIDHGMGVVIGETAEIGDDVTLYQGVTLGGTSPAVDSASQVGQKRHPTLRDRVIIGSGAQVLGPIVIGEGARVGANSVVTKEVPPGVTAIGIPAQVVMPKDKAAARAFVAYGTPEGCPDPVLMTIENLRSQVADLKERVGDLESQLRAERARDRAS